A single window of Solea solea chromosome 9, fSolSol10.1, whole genome shotgun sequence DNA harbors:
- the sbno2b gene encoding si:ch73-63e15.2 isoform X4 yields the protein MPTLSSALAMDGENYLHPEGPQLDSSLFSAVSPNMENSIYAPSGSWGSFSQQPGYSIHCPMQSGNQQYHFNSSTTTTTPDVHMDVYSGFPDVDFSSLNLPRNGDFPQDLSCIDDLSTNSLFSSPADSLSEYADAQSFISTDNLDTVPTLWDVNTSTTATPAQSQLENGTSRFHGLASLDDITAIISTPPLGGFQAQRTQTPPEEEEDAEEEETEELGHVDTYAEYKPSKSTIGISHPDIVVETNTLSSVPPPDITYTLSIPELTINSGQLSALQLEAIIYACQQHEVILQNNQRAGFLIGDGAGVGKGRTVAGIILENYLKGRKKALWFSISNDLKFDAERDLKDIDASNIPVHALNKIKYGDTATSEGVLFATYSALIGESQAGGQRRTRIKQILDWCKPDFDGVIIFDECHKAKNATSTKMGKAVLDLQNKLPRARVVYASATGASEPKNMIYMSRLGIWGEGTPFRTFDDFLHTIEKRGVGAMEIVAMDMKVSGMYIARQLSFSGVSFRVEEIGLDGDLKLVYNKAAKLWAEALQVFMRAADELGLVSRKSLWGQFWSSHQRFFKYLCIAAKIRRLVELAQRELGAGKCIVIGLQSTGESRTREVLDENDGHLDRFVSAAEGVFQSLVTKHFPSEKQRREKAPGNKRKRKPRGRQTKVPKHTVDSGGVINITDDSSSDTDGMDTDSNSSPDSLLDNDDVIFVNHTSYQTARIEEMKQGLLHKISALGKELPLNTLDELIDKFGGPDKVSEMTGRKGRVVRRPDGSVRYESRAEQGLTIDHINLKEKDRFMCGEKLVAIISEAASSGISLQADKRVKNQKRRVHMTLELPWSADRAIQQFGRTHRSNQVTAPEYIFLISELAGERRFASIVAKRLESLGALTHGDRRATESRDLSKYNFENKYGTKALDKITKAILGHIENKVPPPKGYPGGEAIFFRDMKLGMMDVGIFCREPRFGISTEKDCSITKFLNRILGLEVHKQNYLFQYFTDNFDYLIEKDKKEGKYDMGILDLAPGNDEIYEEKQESFLTVGNPQDGQVVLYKISVDRGMPWDEAYNRSLKLSSPDEGFYLSQKLRGNNPCVLLAEQGRGKNLIVFKPNIGKQTHPESLDKLLQRYRKVTPEEARDNWENQFTFSFKKCSHANWNGKCKKIEEGQECLQGMRLRQYHMLCGALLRVWKRVSDVVSDITSSSILQIVRLRTKQHNKQVGIKIPENCVARVREELLLMDEEVKRRRKEKEQQAVEQRLTEDRMRKMEQENKHLLANLFSQKPMLNQSLAQSLAQNQILKLKLNQNALSRTQTGNFSQLPRMPGQTQPSQPSPSQNLALVPLQRNPSQTQQRTQQLNTWHNNSTTTSTTNQGSLANAVSLNSNFSQFYPQSFLSSFPQLKNPSLPLHQMLSPSLSSKNSLNEILDLTVSPSPSPDSTEGRLGLEELAGHAAAFGDDFNLESLISQNAPNAQPAAQIQQPLLLQQQQQQQQQQQRLQASQQQQHLQASQQQQQQQHLQASQQQQQQQQHLQASQQQQQQQQQQQQQNHNLLANNHQNLLELFDLSLSPQMPTQKASPSPSSSSCSSSTSSASSMSNNLVPHVSAVLPPTSSLIPTSSSSSLFSNPPSSSSLFAGSPPCFSPSFLLPQSDSLSLPNGHCSSSLLDVREALNSMLQAGPDRKSVIQYRQQE from the exons GACCTGTCCTGCATTGATGACCTCTCCACCAACTCGTTGTTCTCCTCTCCGGCTGACTCGCTGTCGGAGTATGCTGATGCCCAGTCCTTCATCAGCACAGATAACCTGGACACAGTGCCCACCCTCTGGGACGTCAACACTAGTACCACCGCCACACCAGCACAAAGCCAGCTAGAG AATGGCACCAGCAGGTTTCATGGCTTGGCCAGTTTGGATGATATAACTGCTATTATCAGCACCCCACCTTTAGGAGGATTCCAG GCTCAGAGAACCCAGACACctccagaggaggaagaggatgccGAGGAAGAGGAGACGGAGGAACTGGGACATGTAGACACATATGCTGAGTACAAACCTTCTAAAT cCACCATAGGAATTTCTCATCCTGACATAGTGGTGGAGACAAACACACTATCCAGTGTCCCTCCTCCTGACATCACCTACACTCTGTCCATCCCTGAATTAACTATTAACAGTGGCCAGCTGTCTGCTCTGCAGCTAGAGGCCATCATCTATGCCTGCCag CAACACGAGGTGATCCTCCAGAACAACCAGAGAGCAGGCTTCCTGATTGGAGATGGGGCAGGGGTCGGAAAGGGCCGCACTGTGGCAGGAATCATCCTGGAGAATTACCTTAAGGGAAGGAAGAAAGCACTGTG GTTCAGCATATCCAATGACCTGAAATTTGATGCAGAGAGAGATCTCAAAGACATAGACGCATCGAATATTCCTGTGCATGCCTTAAACAAG ATAAAGTATGGAGACACAGCTACCTCAGAAGGAGTCCTGTTTGCAACGTACTCTGCGCTGATTGGAGAGAGCCAGGCTGGAGGGCAGCGTCGGACAAGAATTAAACAGATCCTGGACTGGTGCAAGCCAGACTTTGATGGAGTT ATTATTTTTGATGAATGCCACAAAGCCAAGAATGCCACATCGACAAAGATGGGCAAGGCAGTGCTTGACCTGCAAAACAAGCTGCCACGGGCCAGAGTGGTGTATGCCAGTGCCACAG GTGCCTCTGAGCCAAAGAACATGATCTATATGAGCCGCCTGGGAATCTGGGGTGAGGGCACGCCCTTCAGAACCTTTGATGACTTCCTGCACACCATCGAGAAGAG AGGCGTCGGTGCCATGGAGATTGTTGCCATGGACATGAAAGTGAGCGGGATGTATATTGCCAGGCAGCTGAGCTTCTCAGGAGTATCTTTCCGCGTCGAAGAGATCGGATTGGATGGTGACCTCAAACTGGTCTATAACAAGGCTGCCAAACTG TGGGCAGAGGCTTTGCAAGTGTTCATGCGTGCGGCAGATGAGCTAGGCCTGGTCAGCAGGAAGTCTCTATGGGGGCAGTTCTGGTCATCTCACCAACGCTTCTTCAAATACCTCTGTATTGCTGCCAAGATCCGCCGCCTGGTGGAGCTGGCCCAGAGGGAGCTGGGGGCTGGAAAG TGCATCGTTATTGGCCTTCAGTCAACTGGAGAGTCTCGCACCAGAGAGGTTCTGGATGAGAATGATGGACATTTGGACAGATttgtctctgcagcaga GGGAGTTTTCCAGTCTCTTGTGACAAAACATTTCCCTTCGgaaaagcagaggagagagaaggcACCAGGGAATAAGAGGAAAC GGAAACCCAGAGGTCGACAAACCAAGGTACCCAAGCACACAGTGGACAGCGGTGGCGTGATCAACATCACTgatgacagcagcagtgacactgACGGCATGGACACAGACTCTAACTCCTCACCTGACTCCCTGTTAGACAACGATGATGTCATCTTTGTAAACCACACTAGCTACCAGACAG CAAGGATAGAGGAGATGAAGCAGGGCCTCCTTCACAAAATATCCGCACTGGGTAAAGAACTACCTCTTAATACCTTGGACGAGCTCATTGATAAGTTTGGAGGACCAGATAAAGTCTCAGAG ATGACTGGTCGTAAGGGGCGTGTGGTTCGACGTCCTGATGGCAGTGTCCGCTACGAGTCCAGGGCTGAGCAGGGTCTTACCATCGACCACATCAACCTCAAGGAAAAAGACCGCTTCATGTGTGGAGAGAAG CTGGTGGCCATCATCTCAGAGGCAGCCAGCTCTGGGATTTCCCTGCAGGCAGACAAGCGGGTGAAAAACCAGAAACGCCGAGTCCACATGACTCTGGAGCTGCCGTGGAGTGCAGACCGGGCTATTCAGCAGTTTG GTCGCACCCATCGGTCCAATCAGGTGACGGCACCAGAGTACATCTTCCTTATCTCAGAGTTGGCCGGGGAGAGACGTTTTGCCTCCATTGTGGCGAAGAGACTAGAAAGCCTG GGTGCATTAACACATGGAGACAGACGAGCCACTGAATCCAGAGATCTGAGCAAGTACAATTTCGAAAACAAG TATGGTACCAAGGCTCTGGATAAGATCACCAAAGCAATCCTTGGTCACATAGAAAACAAGGTGCCTCCTCCAAAAGGCTACCCAGGGGGTGAAGCCATCTTCTTCAGAG ACATGAAACTCGGAATGATGGACGTGGGCATCTTTTGTAGGGAACCTCGCTTTGGGATCAGTACTGAGAAAG ATTGCAGCATCACCAAGTTCCTAAATCGTATCCTGGGCCTGGAGGTTCACAAGCAGAACTATCTCTTCCAGTACTTCACTGATAACTTCGACTACCTTATCGAGAAAGACAAGAAGGAGGGCAAATACGACATGGGAATCTTAG ACCTTGCCCCTGGTAACGATGAGATCTATGAGGAGAAGCAGGAATCTTTCCTGACAGTTGGAAACCCTCAGGATGGACAGGTTGTTCTCTATAAG ATCAGTGTGGACAGAGGAATGCCCTGGGATGAGGCCTACAACAGGTCACTGAAGCTCAGCAGTCCTGATGAGGGATTCTACCTGTCCCAGAAG CTGCGAGGTAACAACCCCTGTGTGCTGCTGGCTGAGCAAGGAAGAGGCAAAAACTTAATTGTCTTTAAGCCCAACATTGGGAAGCAAACCCATCCTGAGAGCCTGGACAAACTCCTCCAACGTTACCGGAAG GTGACTCCAGAGGAAGCCAGAGACAACTGGGAGAACCAATTCACATTCTCTTTCAAGAAATGCAGCCATGCCAACTG GAACGGGAAGTGTAAGAAAATTGAGGAAGGCCAGGAGTGTCTGCAGGGCATGCGTCTGCGTCAGTACCACATGTTGTGTGGTGCTCTGCTGCGTGTGTGGAAGCGTGTGTCTGACGTGGTGTCTGACATCACCAGCTCCAGCATCCTGCAGATTGTTCGCCTCAGAACAAAGCAGCACAACAAGCAAGTCG GCATCAAGATCCCAGAGAACTGCGTGGCCCGTGTGCGTGAGGAGCTTCTGCTCATGGAcgaggaggtgaagaggagaaggaaagagaaagagcagCAAGCGGTGGAGCAGCGACTCACTGAGGACCGCATGCGTAAAATGGAGCAGGAGAACAAGCACCTGCTGGCAAATCTGTTCAGCCAGAAACCCATGCTGAACCAGTCTCTTGCTCAGTCGCTCGCACAGAACCAGATCCTCAAACTGAAACTGAACCAAAATGCTTTGTCAAGGACTCAAACTGGTAACTTCTCTCAGCTACCGAGAATGCCAGGCCAAACCCAACCTTCACAGCCATCACCCTCCCAGAACTTAGCCCTGGTGCCCTTACAGAGAAACCCCAGCCAAACCCAGCAACGGACCCAGCAACTGAACACCTGGCACAACAATTCCACCACCACCTCTACCACCAACCAGGGTTCACTCGCCAACGCAGTCAGCCTCAACTCAAATTTCTCTCAGTTTTACCCCCagtctttcctttcctcttttcctcagtTAAAGAACCCATCACTTCCACTTCACCAAATGTTGTCACCCAGCTTGTCCTCCAAGAATTCCCTGAACGAGATCTTGGACCTGACTGTCTCACCGTCCCCCTCCCCAGACAGCACGGAGGGCAGGCTGGGTCTGGAGGAATTGGCAGGACATGCAGCTGCATTCGGAGATGACTTTAATCTGGAGTCTCTGATTTCCCAGAATGCACCGAATGCCCAGCCCGCTGCACAAATTCAGCAGCCCCTtttgctacaacaacaacagcagcagcagcagcagcagcagcgtctccaggcttcacagcagcagcaacatctccaggcttcacagcagcagcagcagcagcaacatctccaggcttcacagcagcagcagcagcagcagcagcatctccaggcctcacagcagcagcagcagcagcagcagcagcagcagcagcagaatcacaaCCTGCTGGCCAATAATCACCAAAACCTATTAGAATTATTTGACCTGTCTTTGTCGCCACAGATGCCCACACAAAAAGCTAGCccttcaccctcctcctcctcctgttcttcTTCCACATCCTCCGCCTCTTCTATGTCAAACAACCTTGTTCCTCATGTCTCCGCTGTCCTCCCGCCCACATCCTCCCTTATCCCGACATCGTCTTCCTCCTCGCTCTTCTCCAACccgccctcctcctcttctctgtttGCCGGCTCTCCCCCCTGCTTTTCTCCCTCCTTTCTCCTCCCCCAGTCAGACTCTCTGTCCTTACCCAACGGCCACTGCAGTTCCAGCCTCCTCGACGTCCGTGAGGCCCTGAACAGCATGCTCCAAGCTGGACCGGACCGCAAATCTGTCATTCAGTACAGGCAACAAGAGTAA
- the sbno2b gene encoding si:ch73-63e15.2 isoform X1 — MPTLSSALAMDGENYLHPEGPQLDSSLFSAVSPNMENSIYAPSGSWGSFSQQPGYSIHCPMQSGNQQYHFNSSTTTTTPDVHMDVYSGFPDVDFSSLNLPRNGDFPQDLSCIDDLSTNSLFSSPADSLSEYADAQSFISTDNLDTVPTLWDVNTSTTATPAQSQLEQNGTSRFHGLASLDDITAIISTPPLGGFQAQRTQTPPEEEEDAEEEETEELGHVDTYAEYKPSKSTIGISHPDIVVETNTLSSVPPPDITYTLSIPELTINSGQLSALQLEAIIYACQQHEVILQNNQRAGFLIGDGAGVGKGRTVAGIILENYLKGRKKALWFSISNDLKFDAERDLKDIDASNIPVHALNKIKYGDTATSEGVLFATYSALIGESQAGGQRRTRIKQILDWCKPDFDGVIIFDECHKAKNATSTKMGKAVLDLQNKLPRARVVYASATGASEPKNMIYMSRLGIWGEGTPFRTFDDFLHTIEKRGVGAMEIVAMDMKVSGMYIARQLSFSGVSFRVEEIGLDGDLKLVYNKAAKLWAEALQVFMRAADELGLVSRKSLWGQFWSSHQRFFKYLCIAAKIRRLVELAQRELGAGKCIVIGLQSTGESRTREVLDENDGHLDRFVSAAEGVFQSLVTKHFPSEKQRREKAPGNKRKLSYHIVTSGKPRGRQTKVPKHTVDSGGVINITDDSSSDTDGMDTDSNSSPDSLLDNDDVIFVNHTSYQTARIEEMKQGLLHKISALGKELPLNTLDELIDKFGGPDKVSEMTGRKGRVVRRPDGSVRYESRAEQGLTIDHINLKEKDRFMCGEKLVAIISEAASSGISLQADKRVKNQKRRVHMTLELPWSADRAIQQFGRTHRSNQVTAPEYIFLISELAGERRFASIVAKRLESLGALTHGDRRATESRDLSKYNFENKYGTKALDKITKAILGHIENKVPPPKGYPGGEAIFFRDMKLGMMDVGIFCREPRFGISTEKDCSITKFLNRILGLEVHKQNYLFQYFTDNFDYLIEKDKKEGKYDMGILDLAPGNDEIYEEKQESFLTVGNPQDGQVVLYKISVDRGMPWDEAYNRSLKLSSPDEGFYLSQKLRGNNPCVLLAEQGRGKNLIVFKPNIGKQTHPESLDKLLQRYRKVTPEEARDNWENQFTFSFKKCSHANWNGKCKKIEEGQECLQGMRLRQYHMLCGALLRVWKRVSDVVSDITSSSILQIVRLRTKQHNKQVGIKIPENCVARVREELLLMDEEVKRRRKEKEQQAVEQRLTEDRMRKMEQENKHLLANLFSQKPMLNQSLAQSLAQNQILKLKLNQNALSRTQTGNFSQLPRMPGQTQPSQPSPSQNLALVPLQRNPSQTQQRTQQLNTWHNNSTTTSTTNQGSLANAVSLNSNFSQFYPQSFLSSFPQLKNPSLPLHQMLSPSLSSKNSLNEILDLTVSPSPSPDSTEGRLGLEELAGHAAAFGDDFNLESLISQNAPNAQPAAQIQQPLLLQQQQQQQQQQQRLQASQQQQHLQASQQQQQQQHLQASQQQQQQQQHLQASQQQQQQQQQQQQQNHNLLANNHQNLLELFDLSLSPQMPTQKASPSPSSSSCSSSTSSASSMSNNLVPHVSAVLPPTSSLIPTSSSSSLFSNPPSSSSLFAGSPPCFSPSFLLPQSDSLSLPNGHCSSSLLDVREALNSMLQAGPDRKSVIQYRQQE; from the exons GACCTGTCCTGCATTGATGACCTCTCCACCAACTCGTTGTTCTCCTCTCCGGCTGACTCGCTGTCGGAGTATGCTGATGCCCAGTCCTTCATCAGCACAGATAACCTGGACACAGTGCCCACCCTCTGGGACGTCAACACTAGTACCACCGCCACACCAGCACAAAGCCAGCTAGAG CAGAATGGCACCAGCAGGTTTCATGGCTTGGCCAGTTTGGATGATATAACTGCTATTATCAGCACCCCACCTTTAGGAGGATTCCAG GCTCAGAGAACCCAGACACctccagaggaggaagaggatgccGAGGAAGAGGAGACGGAGGAACTGGGACATGTAGACACATATGCTGAGTACAAACCTTCTAAAT cCACCATAGGAATTTCTCATCCTGACATAGTGGTGGAGACAAACACACTATCCAGTGTCCCTCCTCCTGACATCACCTACACTCTGTCCATCCCTGAATTAACTATTAACAGTGGCCAGCTGTCTGCTCTGCAGCTAGAGGCCATCATCTATGCCTGCCag CAACACGAGGTGATCCTCCAGAACAACCAGAGAGCAGGCTTCCTGATTGGAGATGGGGCAGGGGTCGGAAAGGGCCGCACTGTGGCAGGAATCATCCTGGAGAATTACCTTAAGGGAAGGAAGAAAGCACTGTG GTTCAGCATATCCAATGACCTGAAATTTGATGCAGAGAGAGATCTCAAAGACATAGACGCATCGAATATTCCTGTGCATGCCTTAAACAAG ATAAAGTATGGAGACACAGCTACCTCAGAAGGAGTCCTGTTTGCAACGTACTCTGCGCTGATTGGAGAGAGCCAGGCTGGAGGGCAGCGTCGGACAAGAATTAAACAGATCCTGGACTGGTGCAAGCCAGACTTTGATGGAGTT ATTATTTTTGATGAATGCCACAAAGCCAAGAATGCCACATCGACAAAGATGGGCAAGGCAGTGCTTGACCTGCAAAACAAGCTGCCACGGGCCAGAGTGGTGTATGCCAGTGCCACAG GTGCCTCTGAGCCAAAGAACATGATCTATATGAGCCGCCTGGGAATCTGGGGTGAGGGCACGCCCTTCAGAACCTTTGATGACTTCCTGCACACCATCGAGAAGAG AGGCGTCGGTGCCATGGAGATTGTTGCCATGGACATGAAAGTGAGCGGGATGTATATTGCCAGGCAGCTGAGCTTCTCAGGAGTATCTTTCCGCGTCGAAGAGATCGGATTGGATGGTGACCTCAAACTGGTCTATAACAAGGCTGCCAAACTG TGGGCAGAGGCTTTGCAAGTGTTCATGCGTGCGGCAGATGAGCTAGGCCTGGTCAGCAGGAAGTCTCTATGGGGGCAGTTCTGGTCATCTCACCAACGCTTCTTCAAATACCTCTGTATTGCTGCCAAGATCCGCCGCCTGGTGGAGCTGGCCCAGAGGGAGCTGGGGGCTGGAAAG TGCATCGTTATTGGCCTTCAGTCAACTGGAGAGTCTCGCACCAGAGAGGTTCTGGATGAGAATGATGGACATTTGGACAGATttgtctctgcagcaga GGGAGTTTTCCAGTCTCTTGTGACAAAACATTTCCCTTCGgaaaagcagaggagagagaaggcACCAGGGAATAAGAGGAAAC TTTCTTATCACATTGTGACTTCAGGGAAACCCAGAGGTCGACAAACCAAGGTACCCAAGCACACAGTGGACAGCGGTGGCGTGATCAACATCACTgatgacagcagcagtgacactgACGGCATGGACACAGACTCTAACTCCTCACCTGACTCCCTGTTAGACAACGATGATGTCATCTTTGTAAACCACACTAGCTACCAGACAG CAAGGATAGAGGAGATGAAGCAGGGCCTCCTTCACAAAATATCCGCACTGGGTAAAGAACTACCTCTTAATACCTTGGACGAGCTCATTGATAAGTTTGGAGGACCAGATAAAGTCTCAGAG ATGACTGGTCGTAAGGGGCGTGTGGTTCGACGTCCTGATGGCAGTGTCCGCTACGAGTCCAGGGCTGAGCAGGGTCTTACCATCGACCACATCAACCTCAAGGAAAAAGACCGCTTCATGTGTGGAGAGAAG CTGGTGGCCATCATCTCAGAGGCAGCCAGCTCTGGGATTTCCCTGCAGGCAGACAAGCGGGTGAAAAACCAGAAACGCCGAGTCCACATGACTCTGGAGCTGCCGTGGAGTGCAGACCGGGCTATTCAGCAGTTTG GTCGCACCCATCGGTCCAATCAGGTGACGGCACCAGAGTACATCTTCCTTATCTCAGAGTTGGCCGGGGAGAGACGTTTTGCCTCCATTGTGGCGAAGAGACTAGAAAGCCTG GGTGCATTAACACATGGAGACAGACGAGCCACTGAATCCAGAGATCTGAGCAAGTACAATTTCGAAAACAAG TATGGTACCAAGGCTCTGGATAAGATCACCAAAGCAATCCTTGGTCACATAGAAAACAAGGTGCCTCCTCCAAAAGGCTACCCAGGGGGTGAAGCCATCTTCTTCAGAG ACATGAAACTCGGAATGATGGACGTGGGCATCTTTTGTAGGGAACCTCGCTTTGGGATCAGTACTGAGAAAG ATTGCAGCATCACCAAGTTCCTAAATCGTATCCTGGGCCTGGAGGTTCACAAGCAGAACTATCTCTTCCAGTACTTCACTGATAACTTCGACTACCTTATCGAGAAAGACAAGAAGGAGGGCAAATACGACATGGGAATCTTAG ACCTTGCCCCTGGTAACGATGAGATCTATGAGGAGAAGCAGGAATCTTTCCTGACAGTTGGAAACCCTCAGGATGGACAGGTTGTTCTCTATAAG ATCAGTGTGGACAGAGGAATGCCCTGGGATGAGGCCTACAACAGGTCACTGAAGCTCAGCAGTCCTGATGAGGGATTCTACCTGTCCCAGAAG CTGCGAGGTAACAACCCCTGTGTGCTGCTGGCTGAGCAAGGAAGAGGCAAAAACTTAATTGTCTTTAAGCCCAACATTGGGAAGCAAACCCATCCTGAGAGCCTGGACAAACTCCTCCAACGTTACCGGAAG GTGACTCCAGAGGAAGCCAGAGACAACTGGGAGAACCAATTCACATTCTCTTTCAAGAAATGCAGCCATGCCAACTG GAACGGGAAGTGTAAGAAAATTGAGGAAGGCCAGGAGTGTCTGCAGGGCATGCGTCTGCGTCAGTACCACATGTTGTGTGGTGCTCTGCTGCGTGTGTGGAAGCGTGTGTCTGACGTGGTGTCTGACATCACCAGCTCCAGCATCCTGCAGATTGTTCGCCTCAGAACAAAGCAGCACAACAAGCAAGTCG GCATCAAGATCCCAGAGAACTGCGTGGCCCGTGTGCGTGAGGAGCTTCTGCTCATGGAcgaggaggtgaagaggagaaggaaagagaaagagcagCAAGCGGTGGAGCAGCGACTCACTGAGGACCGCATGCGTAAAATGGAGCAGGAGAACAAGCACCTGCTGGCAAATCTGTTCAGCCAGAAACCCATGCTGAACCAGTCTCTTGCTCAGTCGCTCGCACAGAACCAGATCCTCAAACTGAAACTGAACCAAAATGCTTTGTCAAGGACTCAAACTGGTAACTTCTCTCAGCTACCGAGAATGCCAGGCCAAACCCAACCTTCACAGCCATCACCCTCCCAGAACTTAGCCCTGGTGCCCTTACAGAGAAACCCCAGCCAAACCCAGCAACGGACCCAGCAACTGAACACCTGGCACAACAATTCCACCACCACCTCTACCACCAACCAGGGTTCACTCGCCAACGCAGTCAGCCTCAACTCAAATTTCTCTCAGTTTTACCCCCagtctttcctttcctcttttcctcagtTAAAGAACCCATCACTTCCACTTCACCAAATGTTGTCACCCAGCTTGTCCTCCAAGAATTCCCTGAACGAGATCTTGGACCTGACTGTCTCACCGTCCCCCTCCCCAGACAGCACGGAGGGCAGGCTGGGTCTGGAGGAATTGGCAGGACATGCAGCTGCATTCGGAGATGACTTTAATCTGGAGTCTCTGATTTCCCAGAATGCACCGAATGCCCAGCCCGCTGCACAAATTCAGCAGCCCCTtttgctacaacaacaacagcagcagcagcagcagcagcagcgtctccaggcttcacagcagcagcaacatctccaggcttcacagcagcagcagcagcagcaacatctccaggcttcacagcagcagcagcagcagcagcagcatctccaggcctcacagcagcagcagcagcagcagcagcagcagcagcagcagaatcacaaCCTGCTGGCCAATAATCACCAAAACCTATTAGAATTATTTGACCTGTCTTTGTCGCCACAGATGCCCACACAAAAAGCTAGCccttcaccctcctcctcctcctgttcttcTTCCACATCCTCCGCCTCTTCTATGTCAAACAACCTTGTTCCTCATGTCTCCGCTGTCCTCCCGCCCACATCCTCCCTTATCCCGACATCGTCTTCCTCCTCGCTCTTCTCCAACccgccctcctcctcttctctgtttGCCGGCTCTCCCCCCTGCTTTTCTCCCTCCTTTCTCCTCCCCCAGTCAGACTCTCTGTCCTTACCCAACGGCCACTGCAGTTCCAGCCTCCTCGACGTCCGTGAGGCCCTGAACAGCATGCTCCAAGCTGGACCGGACCGCAAATCTGTCATTCAGTACAGGCAACAAGAGTAA